The bacterium genome window below encodes:
- a CDS encoding TonB-dependent receptor, with translation EGWMTNPNPDNSNHHLPGGQSSAARLTLKYDGAERRLHVKFKGGFTSDTSDNWFGDLSQNICPPGGTATPYYRQYDDCTANRFVGGTPDVLPYNPNLNFNAFNNASFAVATPLPIYRDGVPYEYTDTALGILSISYDITPGLTLSSVTALEWTNGQEAGASPSPGVDLVDVGASDQSQEFSQELRLISNWQDSWFNFMVGALYNPTTRTDKLDLVIVGAGSLAQLGTYNLYTDSNTRLKSETDGVFGQFTLRPNQHWDLSAGVRYTYVEKHFTSMAVFHNYPALFSPGPPGEDIQNVPENLRSVRETAVTPEVTLRYSPNDDVMTFASYKEGYKGPGFNVDLAAPSFNATNVSPFAGERTEGFEGGIKAELFSRQVALTAVGYRYNYRDLQVAVTDVAAHRSITRNGADARVQGIELTTAYSPQHILGLSLNSYINYNKSYYSAFDFAACYSQQTLAEGCVTTATLAYQNLTGRTLSLAPRWVGFLGGSYKLNPTGRYTATLSAGLTYSSSYLAQNSLQPLSYQGSYVLMNFGLHVGPTDGAWEVALLCRDCTNRYYLTEGVDAGAGTGNATTASSLAYIGRPQEILLQVTVHPWRH, from the coding sequence GAAGGTTGGATGACAAATCCAAACCCCGATAACTCTAACCACCATTTACCGGGCGGGCAAAGCAGTGCAGCCCGCCTGACGCTCAAGTACGACGGGGCCGAGCGGCGACTTCACGTGAAATTCAAGGGTGGGTTCACAAGCGACACTTCGGATAACTGGTTCGGTGATTTGAGTCAAAACATCTGTCCGCCCGGCGGAACGGCAACCCCATACTATCGGCAGTACGATGACTGCACGGCCAATAGATTCGTCGGCGGTACTCCGGATGTACTTCCCTACAATCCGAATTTGAATTTCAACGCGTTCAACAATGCCTCTTTTGCGGTTGCAACACCGTTACCCATTTACCGGGATGGGGTTCCCTACGAGTATACCGACACCGCCTTGGGCATCTTGAGCATCAGCTACGACATCACGCCCGGTCTCACGCTCTCTTCCGTAACCGCATTGGAGTGGACCAACGGACAAGAGGCGGGCGCGAGTCCCAGCCCGGGAGTCGACCTCGTTGATGTTGGCGCCTCTGATCAATCGCAGGAGTTTTCCCAGGAATTGCGCCTCATCAGTAACTGGCAGGACAGTTGGTTCAATTTCATGGTCGGCGCGCTGTACAATCCAACAACCAGGACGGACAAGCTAGATCTCGTTATCGTCGGAGCGGGGAGCCTGGCGCAGCTCGGTACTTACAATCTTTACACCGACTCTAACACGCGACTAAAGAGCGAAACCGACGGGGTGTTCGGTCAGTTCACGCTGCGGCCAAACCAACACTGGGACCTCAGTGCGGGAGTCCGCTATACCTACGTCGAGAAGCACTTCACGAGCATGGCGGTGTTTCATAACTACCCGGCATTGTTTTCGCCAGGTCCGCCAGGTGAAGATATTCAAAACGTACCGGAGAACCTGCGATCTGTAAGGGAGACCGCAGTCACCCCGGAAGTCACTTTGAGGTACTCCCCGAACGACGACGTGATGACATTTGCTTCCTACAAGGAGGGCTACAAGGGACCGGGCTTCAACGTGGACCTAGCCGCGCCGTCGTTCAATGCGACCAACGTAAGTCCGTTCGCCGGCGAGAGGACCGAAGGATTCGAAGGCGGCATCAAGGCGGAACTCTTCAGCCGTCAGGTCGCATTGACCGCTGTGGGCTACCGGTACAACTATCGGGATTTGCAGGTGGCTGTTACGGACGTCGCGGCCCATAGGTCCATCACCCGCAACGGCGCCGACGCGCGGGTTCAGGGCATTGAACTCACGACGGCCTATAGTCCTCAGCACATCCTCGGGCTGTCGCTGAATTCCTATATCAATTATAACAAGTCCTACTACTCGGCCTTTGATTTTGCGGCGTGTTACTCCCAGCAAACACTGGCAGAGGGGTGCGTCACCACGGCAACGTTGGCGTATCAGAACCTCACCGGCCGGACCCTCAGCCTTGCACCGAGATGGGTCGGGTTCCTGGGCGGTAGCTACAAGTTGAATCCAACCGGTAGATACACAGCGACCCTCAGTGCCGGGCTAACCTACTCAAGCTCCTATCTCGCGCAGAACTCCCTGCAGCCGCTGAGTTACCAGGGATCCTACGTACTCATGAACTTCGGCCTGCACGTGGGCCCGACCGATGGAGCCTGGGAGGTTGCACTCCTTTGCCGCGACTGTACAAACAGGTACTACCTGACGGAGGGGGTTGACGCCGGTGCAGGTACAGGCAATGCCACCACGGCCTCGTCCCTTGCGTACATTGGACGGCCGCAGGAGATCCTTTTGCAGGTCACTGTTCACCCTTGGCGGCACTAG